A region of the Passer domesticus isolate bPasDom1 chromosome Z, bPasDom1.hap1, whole genome shotgun sequence genome:
tacctgagcagagggagaaaacaTCTCCTCCAGCGTCTCAAGCACCATGTCCAGATCTGGTGGTGGCAATTCCTCTTGCCCAGGAGTATTCCACAGCCAGCTGGGGGCTGTCCATGGTGcaaaaccagcactgccagctggagcgCTGGGGCCTGAAgtgcctggggtggctgcaagaatccaaacaCATTGGTCAGGCTCCACAATGTGGCTTTGGGACACAGAGCTCTAGTGCTGCCTTGGATCAAACATCACAGGAAGCACAGAGCAACCTCAGTTCCAGAAATGTATTCAGACTTGCCAGGGGATTGGGGGAGTGAGTTCtcctcttaaaaaatatttatcctaATTCACATGTACACAGATTAAAGCATGGATTGTAAAAGGgatatagacacacacacacattttataATCACAGCCTTTTGCATCttcccagcagctttgggaTTTGGCTACATTTGGTTTCTCATCACAAAAGACCACAGAAAGTGGATTCACCCAGGAAGAGCCCAGATCTTCAGACACACATGCTGAAATTAAACTGTGAGTTTTTTCTAAAACCAGCCTTGTGGGTGAGGCTGTATTCTGCAGCTCCAACTCttctggggcaggcagagctcattTCAGTGGTTTGGCTTGATTTTCAGGGCAGACAGTCTTAAAGCTCTGCAATATCCTCTCACCATCCTGGTCTGGCTTCATTCAAAGAAAGAGGGGAGTGCACCTAACACTGATGACTTGTTAGGCAATATCTTTTGCCTTGCCCTTGTACCCCTACAGAAGGGCTGTCTGGAAAATGCCCAGAACACCCTCCAAATCTGCAGCAAGGACAGGAAAAGCTGGCAGAAAATCCTTCTGTTTTCAAGATCCCTCTTCCTAGGCGACTTGACACTTTCTACCCGATTCTCGCTTGAGATCTACCCATGATAGAGCACTGCAGGAAAACTCTTTAAAGGGTCACTAACCAGGACCTGCTTGGAAAGCAAGGGTAGAAACTCTTTCCCTACCTGATGAACTGCAGGCTGGCAAATACTGCTCTGAAGAtgtgcagctgcttccctctggaGAGGCCATGGAAGGGCTGTGATGGTCTATGGGACGCAGAGAAACGGTGAGCTCAGGGCGGCATCTGCAGTCTATGGGAACCAGCGGAATGATGAGCTCACGCTTGAGATGAAATTTGCTGGTGCCTGGTTCCTCTGATGAAACCCCAAGAAATCCAGATGAGGCAAAGACTTTCTTGGGAGATGTCAGGAAGAAGTCAGACTCCTGAGCACCTGCGCTTAGCCTGGAAGGGCCTGGAGGCAGCTGTAAACCCTCAGgtgaggcagcagtgaggtcCTGGTATGAGAGCACTGTGTAGCagtgagggaagaagaaaggaagcaaagaGAAGGCCGGGTCACTATTGGTCTTTGGGTGTGTTTCCTTTGGCAGCAACTGTACTTCTATCAGGAAAGACAAAAGCTCCCATCCTCCCAAACAgggtgagaaagaaaaaaatccccacatgtTCTGGGGCTATTCAACTAACAATTCCTTGTCTAATTAGCTCTGCCCTATTCGTTCAACTGTCTGGGAAAActgtcccactgctgctccttggcagAAGGCAACTGCCAGAAACCCAACTGCCCggtgctttctcctctgctctacagggacaggaggctccCTCCAGCTGCGCTTGACCgggacagggctctgggccAGGCAAGGAGCAGCGCCAGCCACGGCGCACGGCTGGGCCAGCtgcagccgagcgggccgggctgtggtgagcgcagccgcggcgggaccgtcccgcagccccggcagcccggcagagccggcacagcgcccgggccctgccggcacagctgccttgcccaaggacagcccctgtgccaggcggggcagctgcgctgagcagccccagcacgggcagggcccacggccacagcccacgccagcctcCGCGCCCACAGCTCCCACTCTTTCTCACCGGCTCTGGGCGGCTGCCCGGCGGGGAAGGACGCCAGCGGCCGCTCCGTGCGGAGCTGCTGGAAGCGGCTGGGCTGGCGGCTGCGCACCTccagccccgctgccagccGCTGCCTGTTGGCCCTGGTCAGGCGCTTGATATGGAGCAGGAGGTCGGGGCGGTCGCGGCGAAAGTTGGGGTTCCTGAAGTGGAGCCAGCCCCCGGCATCGCCGGGCTCAGATGAGCCAACCCGGCTCGGCACCTTGTGGAAGCCGTAGAGGTTGAGCTGCCGCACGAAACTACCGAAGTGCGTGGCTTGGAAGGAGTCCGGCGTCGGCCCCACCCCCTGGCCGCCCCCGTGGGCGTCGCccgggctgagcagctcccgctCGAAGAGCGAGCGGTCgacgagcagcccctgggcgcggctgtcccagcgcacggagcggacgcgggggctgttcaccaggcgccacagcttggcggggaaggcgctggcgctgagcccggcgggcagcggcagctccgCCATGGCTCCGATCGCCGCCTGTGGCCGCAACGCCCGCGGCGCAACGGCCGCGGCTGCGCCGGCGGCGCGCGGCCGGAGGGGGGCGCTGCGCTCGCgcccagcgcggccccggcgcgggccggacttggcggggacgagcgcggcagagccggggccgcgggcacagcgcgggcggggcggctcccggcgctggccgggctccgcacggcacggcacggcacggaaGGGCAGCGCCCGGCACGGCATTTCAGGGCAATGGAAGCCCGTGGCgaaggcactgggagcagttgcgggctctgtccccactgtgcatcccgtgcctgggtcaccatcggtgacagagaggaaggacattgctctggcttggctggggaaaggatgagaatggggcattagaaaacattcatttggtctccttttcagcagactgGCTCTTTTTATCTCACCATGTCTGCCTGTCTTTGGCAGAGTTGGCACATTTCTCGTGCTTTAgagtcagctacagcagcaggaaggggcagcaggttTGTCAGATTGATTTCAAAGCTAAAGTGCTGCCCCATGGATGGATGCTGCTTTATTCAAGGGATTTCTGGCCTGGAGTTGTAGTGAACTCATGCTGGTGTTTTCCCAAACAgtgttgcctttttctttcctcaggaatcccctcttcttccccccatctggggagagttccaatgcaaatgcctcctgcagccagctcttgtcACTGTAGACTGACAAAGGAGATTTCACAATGGAGAGAGACTCcctagagctgctgtggagagctgaagggggaagctttgtccctcagccttgaagtcttgttggagaactgcttgtgctctgggggacgcacagcttttccaagccctgcaggttcattcctgagcttcctgacaCGCCACAGACTTTGGGGCTGTCATGTTGGAGCACAGATTTCAGTCTGGGAACTTTTGTGACACAGGGAACAGGattagccctgcaaggccaggctagggccaagagcagaaggccagcagTCTGCATTTGCCCCCAGGGAGCCCTCCAGAGCaagaagccactcctggccaggggctgaggtgcccgaagctgcctccccgctgtgcagctctgcagagcccacgcagcgccgggtcctgggcagctgggacagtccggctgccctggagcacaaggagtgtcccagagagaagctgctgccctttgctttgcaactgtTTTCACAGAGTCCTGTCATGAATCCACAGAGTCtgacatgtttttctttcttctcaaaaatgttacccagctttttgagaaaattgaGTGATGTAGCTTCcgctggtggtggtgcttttgtctgcaggtgagggcaggtgatTTGAACCAAGGACGGAGTCCACTGTTGACATCCTAGCTTTGCCAAGTCAAGAAAATCATTCACAATTGAGCTACTGGTGCTGAGCAGTAggattttttcctagtttttggaaAACTACAACCTTAAGAAACCCaacagattttcctccatgaggaTACCAGCAGTAGCATGATACCAgttttttcacctcttttctgtgtctttggtgcttttgagagttcctcagtgcccagcaggaatgaaaggacaTGTGATAATGTGATTTAAGAGCTCTGTGTTGTTCCTTGCCACATGAGTGTTCATGACAAGCTGGACAGCCCACTTGTGGCTCTGTCGAGTTAAATTCATCCCagttctgtgcaaacagcagccctgaggtgctgaggagagcaaggacagtgggtgggtgtgcatgcacacagccggggctgactgctgtgtgggcagaaggttttggactgctgtacatcttcactctccaggctggaggaatatatcaaaactatattaaataaaaatatttatcaaaacatatcaaaatgTATCACACAACACATATGAATTTATGATAAATGTAATTCATCATCTATATActacatattatatattttaatatagatactataataaacagaagatataaaatatagacttggtCTTTTTCTAAGCCATTGCCTGTGGGTCATACAGACCATCTCCTGGTGTTACTGCATTTGTGTCTTCTGGTACTACTTATTATAGCATCCGTGTCCTTGGGagttccttcagggaacttCACACAAGGGGTTTCCATCGTTTCAGTGCCTTCAGAACTTGTTCCTTCCCAGTTCTCCAGCctccttctggattttggagcatctcagcacttgtgtccatggcccttccttcatccccagcctgcagcagtcccagtcactgctgcctcccccttgctgcagctcatttgcccaagtgctgccaaaggcagcggagctggctcaggatccctgttggcttctgggctctgggatgagcttcagggGGACACTTGGAGCTCTTCCTAAAGAGCTGCCCGTGGGATGGGGGGTGGATTTGTCCTCTCCAGGTGGCTCCTGCTTGGAGTTCTTCTCTCAGTGGAGTCctggagttttctcagcagg
Encoded here:
- the LOC135291066 gene encoding uncharacterized protein LOC135291066, which gives rise to MAELPLPAGLSASAFPAKLWRLVNSPRVRSVRWDSRAQGLLVDRSLFERELLSPGDAHGGGQGVGPTPDSFQATHFGSFVRQLNLYGFHKVPSRVGSSEPGDAGGWLHFRNPNFRRDRPDLLLHIKRLTRANRQRLAAGLEVRSRQPSRFQQLRTERPLASFPAGQPPRAVLSYQDLTAASPEGLQLPPGPSRLSAGAQESDFFLTSPKKVFASSGFLGVSSEEPGTSKFHLKRELIIPLVPIDCRCRPELTVSLRPIDHHSPSMASPEGSSCTSSEQYLPACSSSATPGTSGPSAPAGSAGFAPWTAPSWLWNTPGQEELPPPDLDMVLETLEEMFSPSAQVTALDREEKGWELRACECCCMAEKQRLLEFSSVNGQEKICLVKQDFLKKRE